The following proteins come from a genomic window of Pirellulales bacterium:
- a CDS encoding response regulator transcription factor has protein sequence MSIRVLVADDHQVVRSGIARLLEDSEVEIVGEATTGEDALRQATQLRPDVLLLDIRMPQLDGLNALARLKVDSPATSVLIFSSYDNPTYIARAVALGANGYLMKNATRDDLLTAIRTAATGGNIWSRDELRRVTGALATPRVPGDNEVPLTQRESEVLKQMAYGLTNREIAQSLGISYETVKEHVQHILRKIGVNDRTQAAVWAVRNGLV, from the coding sequence ATGTCAATTCGGGTACTAGTGGCAGACGATCACCAGGTCGTGCGATCGGGGATCGCTCGCCTGCTCGAGGACTCTGAAGTCGAGATCGTGGGAGAAGCAACCACGGGCGAAGATGCCCTGCGCCAGGCCACGCAGCTCCGCCCCGATGTGCTCCTGCTCGATATCCGGATGCCACAGCTCGACGGCCTCAACGCGCTGGCCCGTTTGAAAGTCGATTCGCCGGCGACCAGCGTGTTGATCTTTTCGAGCTACGATAATCCGACGTATATCGCACGCGCCGTGGCCCTGGGAGCAAACGGATACTTGATGAAGAACGCCACGCGCGACGACTTGCTGACCGCCATCCGCACGGCAGCCACGGGGGGCAACATCTGGAGCCGCGACGAGCTGCGGCGCGTGACGGGGGCCCTCGCCACGCCGCGCGTGCCCGGCGACAACGAGGTGCCGCTCACTCAGCGCGAGAGCGAAGTGCTCAAGCAGATGGCCTATGGCCTGACGAACCGTGAAATCGCCCAGTCGCTCGGAATCAGCTACGAGACGGTGAAAGAGCACGTCCAGCACATCCTGCGCAAGATCGGCGTGAATGATCGCACGCAGGCGGCCGTTTGGGCCGTGCGCAACGGCCTGGTTTGA